The Sulfurimonas sp. genome includes the window ATTCTCTTGATAGTTCCACCTTTTCCAGCAGCATCACGACCTTCAAATATCATAAGAATTTTAAGACCCTTATCTTTTACATGATTTTGAAATTTTAAAAGCTCTACTTGAAGTTCAGAAAGCTCTTTTTCATAAGCTAGCTTTTCTTCTTTTACCCAAATCTGAACTTTACCTTCTTTTTTTGATGCTGATCTTCTATCTGAACTTTTAGTTCTTCTTTCTTTATTTTTTTCTTTATTTTTTGCCATTTAACTCTCCTTTTAGCCTATAAATTTACCTGTACTTGACACTTGTGCATCCATTATCTCTATCTCTCTTGCTCCTGATATAACAATGCTAGGATCAAGTGCATAATTTAGAGAATCTTCTCTTCCTTCATAATCAACTGCATGAAGTATGACCTTTAACGACTCTAATCTAGCTTTTATCTTATCTTTTGAACGGATGATAGTCCATGGTGCTCTGTGAGAATGTGTTTGCTTTATCATGTTGTACTTTGTAGTTGTAAACTCATCCCATTTTTCTTGAGCTTGCATATCTATCTCACTCAGTTTCCATTGTCTAAGAGAATCATTTTTTCTTCTTTCAAATCTTCTAGCCTGCTCATCTTTTGTAACACTATAATAAAGCTTAACAAGTATGATACCTTGACGAACTAAATCATTTTCAAAGCCTTTAACCCCTCTCATGAAATCATCATATTCTTTTTTTGTACAAAAATTAAATACTGACTCAACCATAGCTCTGTTGTACCAACTTCTATCAAAAAGAACAATCTCTCCACCAACTGGAAAGTATTGTATATATTTTTGATAAAACCATTGAGTTTTTTGCTCTTCTGTTGGTTTACCAAGTGCTACAACACGATAATGTTTTTCATCCATATATCTAGTTACTCTTCGTATAGTTCCTCCTTTACCAGCAGCATCTCTACCTTCAAAAAGAATAATCATTTTTTGATTTGTATTCTCAAGATGTTTTTGCAACTTAATAAGTTCTGCTTGATAAGGCTTTAATCTTTGCTCGTCAGCTCTTTTTATATCAGCTTTACTTTTAGGAGATTTTTTACTTTTTATTTTTACTTTTGATTTTTTATACCCGTCTATCAACTCTTCTAAAGAAACTACATTTCCATCTACTTCAAACATACTATTATTATTTACTTCCATTTATCTAACCTTTATAGTCTATACGATAAGTATACTCCTAATAATCTTAGTAATCTCTTTGTAAGCAAACTTTTTTATACTTCTACGCTTTCAAAAGGAGAAATAAATTTTTGACAAAAACAATTGGGCTTAATGAATAATACAAGGGTTTGAATAATCATTTTTCTTATAACTGATTAGATAATCTTCTAGAATTTTTAAATTTAAATTTTTAGAAATCATTTCAAATGTAAAAATACTTTGTTATCTTTTAGCATGGATTAACCGTTTTAAACAAGGCGGTAAAATTCATAAATATACTTAAAAATTATGCTAATATGTTGGCAATAATCTAAA containing:
- the ppk2 gene encoding polyphosphate kinase 2 is translated as MEVNNNSMFEVDGNVVSLEELIDGYKKSKVKIKSKKSPKSKADIKRADEQRLKPYQAELIKLQKHLENTNQKMIILFEGRDAAGKGGTIRRVTRYMDEKHYRVVALGKPTEEQKTQWFYQKYIQYFPVGGEIVLFDRSWYNRAMVESVFNFCTKKEYDDFMRGVKGFENDLVRQGIILVKLYYSVTKDEQARRFERRKNDSLRQWKLSEIDMQAQEKWDEFTTTKYNMIKQTHSHRAPWTIIRSKDKIKARLESLKVILHAVDYEGREDSLNYALDPSIVISGAREIEIMDAQVSSTGKFIG